The DNA region tctgtcatgctgcatcagaacacaacctAGACCTCGATTAGACGCGTCGGTACAAACAACAAATCCTCCAGAACCACTCGGAATGGTAAGAACTGGTGCAgaagtcaatctcttcttcaactcgacaaaacttgactcacattcatcagaccaaatgaatctctaatttttctgagtcagttgagtgataggtctagcaatctttgagaaattttcgataaatctccggtaataaccagctaaacccatgaaactacgaatctctggcACATTGGTCGGTCGTGCCCAGTTCAGAactgcttccactttacttggatcgacaGAAATACCATGTTGAGATATGACATGGCCCAGAAACACAACTCTTtctaaccaaaactcacacttggatAGCTTGGCGTACAATTGCTTCTTTTGAAGAAttcgaagaactatcctcaagtGTTTAACTTGCTCTTCCTCGGACTtggaataaacaagaatatcatcgatgaatacaATCACAAAATGATCGAGATATTtacgaaatactcgattcatcaagtccataaacacaacaggagcattggtcaaaccaaaaggcataaccaaaaattcaaaatgtccGTATCTCGTGCGAAAAGCTGTTTTCGGCACATCTTCTTGTCTAACTCGCACTTGATGGTACCTAGAAcggagatcaatcttagaatacacTGAagtaccttgcaactgatcaaataagtcatcaatcctAGGGAgtagatatttattcttgacagtatacttattcagttgccgataatcaatacacatccgcatcgttccatctttcttcttgacaaatagaatcggtgcaccccacggtgaagAACTCGGACGAATATAACATTTACTCAATAAAtcttgtaattgttctttcagctCTTTTAGCTCAAAAGGAGCTAAACGATATGGTGCTCGAGAAATGGGTTCAGTTCCTGGCATTAATTCGATACTGAACTCAACTTCTCGTTCTGATGGAAAACCAGGAATCTCTTCTGGAAACACATCAGGAAATTCACTGGACTACAGGAATATCAGAAATCCGTCGCTCATCCTGCAATAGATCAACAGCATAAACTAGAAAACATTCATGACTAGAATCTAACAATCGATTCATCTCAATGGCAGAAACTAAAGGAATCTTGTCTTGAGAACCACGGCCATAGAAATTCCATTTAGGAGCAAAGTTAGGCATGAAACGAACTATTCCTCGATAACAGTCAACAGTGGCACGATTTGCAGTCAAAACATCCATACCAACtatacaatcaaagtcatgcATAGGTAGGACTATGAGATTCAGatacagaacattttcatcgtgAAACAAAACTGCATTTAACACCACATTATCAGTGATAATCATTAGGCCCATCGGAGTAGCAACAGATAGATTGGAATTCATACTAGTTGTGCGAAGATCATGCGAAACAACGAATGCATGAGAAACAAAGGAATGAGATGCTCCGGTATCAAATAACACTCGTGCTATAAAACCACATAGAGTACAGTTACCAGAAATGACAGTACCTGGAGTTGCCTGAGCCTCATCCTCAGTCAAGGCAAATACATGAACAGATGACTGATTCTGTGGACCACCTTGCCCTCTGCTCTGATGCGAAGGGCGACTAGGCTGATGGGAAGACCGGGACGCTGCTGGAATTCTATTACTTTGAGCTCCACTACCTGCCTGGGCTGATTTCCCCGTCTTACTAGGACAAACTCTAGAAAAATGACCCGGCTGACCACAATTATTACAAACCCCTTGAACTCCAACACATTGATTACTGGAATGATTGCCTCCACAGTGATCACAGTAAGGTCCACTATAACGATATCCACCACGGTTCCCTGAACTCCTTGAACTCGAAGAACTAGAACCAGGCTTCTTAAATTGTTTTCCACGTGGACGAAGAGATGCAGAACCAGATGAACTGAATTGTTGTCTCCCCGAATGATGATGTTGGGTAGGCACTCGATTGCCACTCCTCTTAAGACTAGCTTCAGCCCTTTTTGCTATTTCCACTGCTTCAAGATAATTCAGTGGCTTACCGGTAGAAACAAAAGGGTGCAAATGATAGTTCAATCCTTCAATGAAACTTTCGACGACAGCAACCTGACTCgcagcaacatgaggagcataTCTCAGCATAGCATAAAAAGAATCTGCATACTCCGCAACTGACATATCGCCTTGTTTCAGGTTATGAAACTCAGAAGCCTTAGAACTGTAGAATGATGGAGGACAGTAACTCTCCTTAAACTTCAGCTTGAATATATCCCACGGTGGAACAATCCTCTGAGCATCTAAAGTCATCAATGTAGTAGACCACCACATTTTAGCACGATCTTTCAACTGATGCACTAGCTAATCTCAATCGACACTCTGGAGGATACTCGATCAAATCAAACAATTCCTCAATCTCAAAAATCCATAATTCAGCTTTCTCGGCTCCCTTCGAACCACTGAATCGAGGTGGATGCAAAGAATGGAAATGCGCAACTAATTCATCCATCCTAAGCTGCTCTAGCTGATCAGCAGCTTGCTGCAACAAAAGtatcatcaacaacatgaaCACGAGGTctaccacgtccacgacctcgacctcgagctAAAGGAATTTCATCAACAGGAATTTCTCCACCTCTCTCTATTCTATACGATAAAACACCAAAACAATTAGAATGGAAGTaaacaaatcatataattaCATAAACATGCTGTCAAGTAGCATACACAAGCGCAACAACCATTTTAGTGCCAAGACTCAAGTGTCCTAAACTCTAGTTCGAGCGTATCCCagtttacgctctgataccaagatgtgaggcccatttactctaatgataattaatgatcaaacaataatggtttgatCTAAAGTTGTAGCggaaaaagatttaaaatactttaaaacggacctcagggcctagaaaaattttggcatgacctccccgtaagtaggatATCCCGAAAACTCAATCAGcagtttatatcaaaatatactccaattagagtcaataaaacaaaaaccgaagttaaacaacctatagccgcactgacCACGACTAAGCAGAAATTAAAACTTGCcaaatactcaccagatcaTACATATCACAAAGTCGACTCAGAACATCACAAAACAACCAAATACTACTACAGATACACTggggcatctccccggcaaataaactacaatacaaTACTGAAACAACTCAAGACATACAAAtagactaactgggagactccactgaacagaaccaagcaatccaacctcaatcccgagctccactggcggaaccccggcctgatgctgcaaaacgactcgggagatctaccatggtgcacaaaagcaaccacagcagccccccccagtaaacaactgaggttaggattctggtatgaaacagttcaacaataacaacaataacataaataatgcataatcatatattGAAATGTAATATacaatgcatgaaaggctcaacgaataatcgggataacaggagccaacaaacggtacgataacaactggaataatgctcgagcaacaacacaggggagctacatcgtcatgcagctaaaccgccctgccaagtatgcgaggtatgcccagctgtgctgaataacacccctgactcgattccatacagctgatacgctATAACAAGATGGCACAAcagaacgaactagatgacacaattccagcgctcacctcaaaaggctgcactaaccacgggattgttcaatcacatctacggtctcatgtgtataggcctatcagccacactatgatcccgagataaacaacagtgccagataacaacggatatcaacaatgggctaaTAAGAACGATAGGCTCAACATCAATGTCACAACTGTATGCccgatgctaaatgccaataatatgtcataataataaacatagatcacaacgaaggcatttaacaatttacagCAATCAACAAGTCATAAATACGATCCATGTAACACaaaatgacaattaaacataatttatgttttactgtcgtatgttactgagctgtaacatacctataccaactTGAAACTCCAATATCAACTTCTCTTCAAGACTCTCGGCCTAAACAAAACCGCAATAAGCCGATCATGAAAACTACATTCCATACCAATGTCCGATTTGGCACAAAAGAGCATAAAATTTGTATCTCGCTCaatattaactcaaatcaatatccgccAAATGTAAATGAAAGATAACTCAATTATCTAAGTTTCTTTAGTTGAAACCATCTTCAGAATCTCAGTAGATTATTCCAGAATTTTCAAGAACACGCTGCTACTTCCAAATTCGCGGACAGAATCTCATACACCGAGCAGTTCCAGAAAAACAAGCATAACTTgctcaattcttaatggaatttaatGAATCTTATATCATTACGAAGACAACACATAGCTCTACAACTCTTATTTGAATCACAAGTCCAGAATCCGAGCACATAGTTGACAAAAACTCGAATTACAGTAGGTGTCCTGCACAGCACACTTGCAGAATTCGATTTTGGCACATTTGGTagaaaaaatcataacaaatccgTTTCTTATCGAAATTTGATGATTCCAGCGGCTAAAAACATAAAACTTAAACCACTACAAAGTTTATTTAGGTCATTTCTACAGATTCAAACTACAAAAATCGCAGCAACCCAAAAACTATCACCCAAAAATCGGAAGAATTCGTGCAGAAACAGAGCACCGGAACATCAGCTTCGATCTACCTGAATCCTTGCTCAAACTTCGCGATTTTTGACTTAAATCGAAGCTTAGGATGTTAGGAAGACACCCCTTCAGACCGATCGAGATTTCGACACCGGACGGAGGAGATATCGCGATTTTCCCGCAGCCGCTACACAAGTGACGGGAATGGAGTTTGGGGGAAAGcttctttctttcctttctctCCCTTCTTCTCTCTTTTCAATGAgatatgtgtgtatgtatatgtatatttatatattgtgtatttggttactcAAATAGTAACTCAAGCCAATTTATCCCGATCTGAATTTAttttgctctcgtgtgttatttaaactctatatgtattttatatcgttaaattctccgatattctaaaatacatatttttaacacacttctaaaatttatttggcataaataaatTCTCAGGTAGGTTCAATCTCGCCCGTCGTCTCGAGACGCTCTGGCTCAGCTAACGACAGGGATATATGATCCCTTTTAATTGAACTCCCACGATAAATCCCCTCAGGCGCTCCTACTTCGATCCCCTATAAGCTATACCTTATCATTTAAGTTTGTATTGGAGTGTTTTTAATTTCATAGatattattttgtataaaaatgaGAATTACTTTAGAGAGTGTTgatttgaataataataattgtatacaagaaCATTCAATATAAGATGAAAAATGTGAAACAATTTGAAATGAACAGCAGATTTCTGGTTATGTTTCCAAAATATGAAATTAGTATTTTTCATAATCATCATACATGTTACTTATCCTTACAATATCGGGGGAGAGGAGAAGAATCTTAATAACCCTTTACACCGTAATAATGCTGCAACTTATTTATATTAATGGTGTAGAGATTCACGATCTTAGGCTACAACTACGTTAAAACCTTACACGAAAACTACACCCTCGAACGAACGAGGATAAATGACCAAAATAAGGACAATCTAGGCTAGAATAATACATATGTAAGACGCGCAACTCGATACTTACCCCGAACTCAACCAGCAAAAACCCACTAAAAATGAGACCAACAGGCTAAATAAGactaatatttaataatatatacaataataaatacataaaattacAACAATTATTTGATGTAACTGAAACTAACTCAAGATAATTCCTGCAGGAAGGAGAGATCCGGCTAGCTTATCTTCACTAAAACCGCCATCACAGGTAAGAAGCTTTACAACAGAGTGTGCATCGATACTGTACTTTCCAATGGCCTCGGCGAATCCCTGCTTAAGAACGCGTTGAATCCAGTCTTCCACCTTCTGGATGTCAAATAAATATGCAGCAGCTAAGAGCTGCTGCATTACACTTAACTCTATCTCTAACGAGCATTCGACGCCGAAAATCTTGTTCGAGGATTCTTTCATGTCCTTGATTAGTTTTTCAGCAAGTTTCTCGAAATCGAATGGCTCAAAAACCACTACTCGATCTATTTGTCCTTCGAAATCATCCAGCCATGAGTTTGAATTTTCAGAACTTGACTCGGACTCGGTTTCTTCTTTGCTAACTGTTTCGCTTGCATCAGCAGGAAGGTTCAAGTCCAGGTATCTGTTTACCGCCTTGTGAGCTCTTTTCGACATGTCTAAGATTCCTATTCGGTCTGTGTTTCTACCGCAGCTGCTGCTGCTTGAAGTGAGCTTTCTTTTGTTAACGGAATTTGGGTCTGATAGAGTCAATTTTTCACTCGTGGGATCATCATTAAGGTCGAATCCAATCCATATCTGAATCGTACGTCCCTTCACCAGTGATATCTCCTCCTCCGAGTATTCAGCTATCTCATTGCCACTGAAGAAACAGTTGCTACCTTTCTTGAAGCTTGTTGTTACAAGAAACACAGAATTGCTGATGTTTACTTCTCTTCCACTCAAATCGATAAATCTGCCGGTCTTCACAGCATGAAACAAGCTATTTTGAACCACTAAATCAGCCTTGTCCACATTTTCAAGAAACACAACCGACGGCCTTTTGCTCAGCTTTTCGACCAAGTAATCAACAACAGTCCCTCTCATTGAAACATCGTATTTATTAATCACTTGTAGATTCCAAAGTGCATCAGGATGTGTTTTTTCATCTTGGAAACTTAGGTCCGCGAAAATGAAACTGTTTGTGCTTCCATATAACATCTCCGCAAGTGCCAGGCCAAGCTTTCTCTTGCCCAATCTATCAGGTCCTCGGAAGTTAAACCATGTATCACCGCGACTGGCCCGATGGAGACCAGTCATTTTAGTAGGGCGTCGAGTTATTGCTTCAACAACAGCATAAATAGCTTCTTCTTGCTGACCGACTCTTTCGACAAGGGATTTGAAAAGCACCTTAGGATCATTCACCTTATATTGCTGAAGAGTATCCATATGAGTTTGATCCGCATGTTTCTCAAATTCTTTGTCTGTACAAGCCGAAACAGTCCCTAAACCCAAATCTGTAGTCACTGAAGTGGCCGAAGTAGGAGATTTTCGACCATTTATTATGCTAGCACTTGAAGCAGAGAGTTTGAGCCCAACCATTTCACGGTCAAACTTTGAATGATTTTCGACAGGTTTAGATAAAACATTCAGATTGTTGGTTTTTGACAGCACGTCCAATGTATTAGGTTCTTTAAGGGAAGGGCTCTGCCATAAATCGGTGGACAAGCTGGATATTACATTCTTGCTTCCTTGTTCAGGTGATGACTCATCAGAGTGTTTGCTACTGTCTTTGCTAGCATTTTCTTTCCCTTCTTCCGTAACTTGAAAACCCGTAACACGTGGAAATGGATAACTGCATTGACTAGTATATCCTTTGGCGAAAGATTGGCTGTAGTGATGGTGCTGGCAGATACCATCCCATTTCTTCTGGATGCCAGAAATTTTTGCGTTCAGTGACAATCTATCGTCTTTGGCCTGCACTGAGAATTTTCGAACATCAGTTGCAATGACATGTTGAAGTCTAACAACAATATGGTTGTTTATTAAAGCAACGTGTTGAAGGACTTTGATCATGTTGATCATTTATCATTCATACATAGGGGCAGATACAGCCGGGGACAAAGGAGATCTCCATGCTGAAATGAAAAGAATTTAGAAATCTGTGCACAGATTTGCtaaaattacaagtttttcCTTCCAAAAATCTCTCTCACCCCACCTCATCCCATTTCACCCCCGCTGCCGAATCATGAATTTGCACCTCATAATACACAGAAGAACAATCTTTCTAGAAACAAAGAATAATGATCAGCATCCTCAAAACATGCAGGAATCATAGAGATTCAACATCAGGAGCAGTAAATTCGAATCACACAATAACACAAACCTTTAAGTCAGCAAAACCATTCTGCGTGTTGTATTCAGCAATTTGTAACCAAGGAGGTAAACTTGACTGAGACTGTTTTAAAACCGCATCACAACTGCCACCATCCGAAAGTGCTTTTACTTCTTGTTCACACTTCTCGTTGCATAGATGACAGCGGACAACATAGTGACACGAACTGCTCAGCGTATTTTTTGCATCCGATGGCATCGAAAAGAATCCACCCAATGGAACAAAAGACTCCATCAAGCTGCAATTTTAATTAGTGCATGAGATTAACCAAATTGGGTCTAGAATTCAGTTCAGCTGTATTGAATTTGGACTATCTAGACGAAATCCTTATTCTTACTGTGAAAAAGGGTTCCAAGATTTCGTTTGTTA from Primulina tabacum isolate GXHZ01 chromosome 14, ASM2559414v2, whole genome shotgun sequence includes:
- the LOC142523676 gene encoding LOW QUALITY PROTEIN: protein SMAX1-LIKE 7-like (The sequence of the model RefSeq protein was modified relative to this genomic sequence to represent the inferred CDS: deleted 1 base in 1 codon), which produces MVALSYQFLDNKNFPSTLRAIIYYQILSAARSLLPMPTPVNAARQCLTQEAAAALDESVTVARRRGHAQTTSMHMVSSLLSLPNSSLREACMRTRNNAYSTRVQFKALELSLSVALDRLPSSQAGKIEQPPVSNSLMAAIKRSQANQRRQPENFSYYQQQQQQYSSCSSVPIVKVELQNLILSILDDPLVSRVFGEAGFRSYDIKAATLRPGNSFHTPHLFGYSSRYKRPNPPLFLCNFGSGDNISEVGGKSFNFPFMGCFSRDENSRRIGEVMVKNKKRNPLLLGVSSGDALRSFLEVVRRKIDNVLPVGLSGLSVICVKDEILRFVNGDLDQGSLKLRLEEVERMVESVVGTGVVLNFGDLKVLCGDVVCIDGLNDLVSKLTGLLQIHGGKLWLIGAAATHEIYFKFLNKFPSVVDDWDLEILPITSLTFSMGGSYPRSSLMESFVPLGGFFSMPSDAKNTLSSSCHYVVRCHLCNEKCEQEVKALSDGGSCDAVLKQSQSSLPPWLQIAEYNTQNGFADLKAKDDRLSLNAKISGIQKKWDGICQHHHYSQSFAKGYTSQCSYPFPRVTGFQVTEEGKENASKDSSKHSDESSPEQGSKNVISSLSTDLWQSPSLKEPNTLDVLSKTNNLNVLSKPVENHSKFDREMVGLKLSASSASIINGRKSPTSATSVTTDLGLGTVSACTDKEFEKHADQTHMDTLQQYKVNDPKVLFKSLVERVGQQEEAIYAVVEAITRRPTKMTGLHRASRGDTWFNFRGPDRLGKRKLGLALAEMLYGSTNSFIFADLSFQDEKTHPDALWNLQVINKYDVSMRGTVVDYLVEKLSKRPSVVFLENVDKADLVVQNSLFHAVKTGRFIDLSGREVNISNSVFLVTTSFKKGSNCFFSGNEIAEYSEEEISLVKGRTIQIWIGFDLNDDPTSEKLTLSDPNSVNKRKLTSSSSSCGRNTDRIGILDMSKRAHKAVNRYLDLNLPADASETVSKEETESESSSENSNSWLDDFEGQIDRVVVFEPFDFEKLAEKLIKDMKESSNKIFGVECSLEIELSVMQQLLAAAYLFDIQKVEDWIQRVLKQGFAEAIGKYSIDAHSVVKLLTCDGGFSEDKLAGSLLPAGIILS